A DNA window from Delphinus delphis chromosome 6, mDelDel1.2, whole genome shotgun sequence contains the following coding sequences:
- the FOXE1 gene encoding forkhead box protein E1, protein MTAESGPPPPPPPPQPEALAAVKEERGEAGAGVPAEAAGRGAGGRRRKRPLQRGKPPYSYIALIAMAIAHAPERRLTLGGIYKFITERFPFYRDNPKKWQNSIRHNLTLNDCFLKIPREAGRPGKGNYWALDPNAEDMFESGSFLRRRKRFKRSDLSTYPAYMHDAAAAAAAAAAAAAAAIFPGGVPNARPPYPGAVYAGYAPPSLAAPPPVYYPAASPGPCRVFGLVPERPLSPELGPAPSGPSGSCAFASAGASATTTAYQPSGCAVARPAHTSAYAAAYAGADGAYSQGAGSALFAAAGRLAGPASPPAGGSSGGVETAVDFYGRTSPGQFGALGPCYNPGGQLGGGSGGAYHARHAAAYPGGADRFVSAM, encoded by the coding sequence ATGACGGCGGAGAGCgggccgccaccgccgccgccgccgccgcagccggaGGCGCTGGCGGCCGTGAAGGAGGAGCGCGGTGAGGCGGGGGCCGGGGTCCCGGCAGAGGCCGCGGGTCGCGGCGCTGGCGGGCGGCGGCGGAAGCGCCCCCTGCAGCGTGGGAAGCCGCCCTACAGCTATATTGCGCTCATTGCCATGGCCATCGCGCACGCACCGGAGCGTCGCCTCACGCTGGGCGGCATCTACAAGTTCATCACCGAGCGTTTCCCCTTCTACCGCGACAACCCCAAAAAGTGGCAGAACAGCATCCGCCACAACCTCACACTCAACGACTGCTTCCTCAAGATCCCGCGCGAGGCCGGCCGCCCGGGCAAAGGCAACTACTGGGCACTCGACCCCAACGCCGAGGACATGTTCGAGAGCGGCAGCTTCCTGCGCCGCCGCAAGCGCTTCAAGCGCTCTGACCTCTCCACTTACCCGGCTTACATGCACGACGCggccgccgctgctgctgctgccgccgccgccgccgctgccgccatCTTCCCGGGCGGGGTGCCCAATGCGCGCCCGCCTTACCCGGGCGCTGTCTATGCAGGCTATGCCCCGCCGTCGCTCGCCGCGCCGCCCCCGGTCTACTACCCGGCTGCGTCCCCAGGCCCATGCCGCGTCTTCGGCCTGGTGCCTGAGCGGCCGCTCAGCCCAGAACTGGGCCCCGCGCCGTCAGGGCCCTCCGGTTCCTGCGCCTTTGCCTCGGCCGGCGCCTCTGCCACTACCACCGCTTACCAGCCCTCCGGCTGCGCCGTCGCCCGACCTGCCCACACTTCCGCCTATGCGGCCGCCTATGCGGGCGCAGACGGCGCGTACTCGCAAGGGGCCGGTAGCGCCCTCTTCGCAGCGGCTGGCCGGTTGGCCGGGCCCGCTTCGCCCCCCGCGGGTGGCAGCAGTGGCGGCGTCGAGACTGCAGTGGACTTCTATGGGCGCACATCGCCCGGCCAGTTCGGAGCCCTGGGGCCCTGCTACAATCCTGGTGGGCAGCTCGGAGGGGGCAGTGGAGGCGCCTACCACGCTCGCCATGCGGCTGCCTATCCAGGCGGAGCGGATCGGTTTGTGTCCGCCATGTGA